The nucleotide sequence TGCAGAAACAGGTAATTCTTCTAATCACCCTAAATGCAATAAAAATGTAAAGAAGAATCTTGCTGGAAAGAAGGTAATGGTtgaaaataagagagaaaagGATGAAGATTTAATTACTAATAATTTTGACACTGGTTTTGATGATCGCTTAGAAGCAATATTTGGTGTTAAGCAATCTATAGTTGTGGTGTTAATACTGCCTGAGGAGTATAGTCAAGTTCGGGAAGTGGAGTCATTAGAAGATGATTGTTATGATGTCTTTCCTGGAAGTAAATGCTTATTGCTAGATGATAATATGTGTGGTGGAGGATTGTTTGAGAAGCCTACTAAAAATGACAATGAACACTTGCGTCCACTGCATATCAAGGCTCGTGTTGTATTAAGGCTCATGTTGATGGAAGGATAGTCAATAATATTTTGGTTGACGGGAGAGCTACTGTCAATCTCAtgcctgaaagaatgatgggaaggcttgaaaagactgaaaaagatCTGATTAAAAGTAGCATTGGGGTAACAGATTTTAATGGAAGGACTTCTTCTGTTAGAGGTGTGGTTCTACTGTCAATTGAGGTTGGTTCTGTCAATAGGCCAACTCTATTTGTTGTTGTTCCTTCTAAGGCTGGTTTTAACTTGCTTTTGGGAGGTGATTGGATTCATGAAATGGATGCTATTCCATCCACTCTACATCAAAAGTTAATTTTCTGGAACGAAGATGGAGGAGTGGAAGAAGTTCCTGCTAATAATAGTACATGTTACTATGATGAGATGCATGTGGAGTTCAGGATGTATAATCCTGGAGTCAAGCCACTGACGGTTGACACCAAGGCATTTAATCCTGAAAGTATTGAGATGTGCAAAATAGATATGAATAGTtttattttggtccctaagggcAGGCCGGATACGGCCTCAGGAGAAACTTAGATGATGAGTTTGACGAGCTAACTGGCTCGGCTGTCAGCCTATATGGCAGACAGAGAAGGGTGCATTGACAGTGTACCTTATGATTGTATATATGATGATGGTCCTTtaggttttgaaaaaaataacacTGACACTATAAAAAAGGTTGAGGTGCAGGATCCTTTGGAGGAAGTAGATATTGAAAACGGTGATTATCCTAGACCAACATATGTGAGCAAGATACTGCCTAATGATTTCAAAAAAGAAATGGTAGAGATTTTGAAGAATTATTGCGACTGTTTTGCATGGGATTATGCAGAGATGCCACGCTTGAATCGTGAATTAGTAGAATATCAATTGCCATTGAAAGCCAATGTCAAACTTGTCAAGCAGCCACCATGGAGATTTGCTCCTGAAGTCATGCAaaagattaaagaagagattgaaagaCTTCTTAAAGCTAAGCTTATCAGAACAACAAGGTATGTCAACTGGATTTCTAATATTGTTCCTGTCATGAAAAAGAATGGAAAATTAAGGATTTGCATTGATTTTAGAGATTTAAATTCTGCAACACCAAAAAATGAATATCCAATGCCTATAGCTGATATGTTGATAGATTCTACTGCTGGTCATGAAATGTTAAGTTTTATGAATGGATATTCAGGTTATAATCAAATATATATAGCTGAGGAAGATGTGTCAAAAACTGTATTTAAGTGTCCAGGTGCTTTAAGAACTTTTGAATGGGTTgtgatgccatttggactcaaaaATGCTGGTGCAACTTATCAAAGGGCAATGAATAAAATTTTTCATGACTTTATTGAAAATTTTATGGAAATTTATGTTGACGATGTGGTTGtcaaattaaatgctaaaaaagAACAtctagaaaatttaaaaaaagcatttgaaagaataagaaagtatAAATTGAAAATGAATCCCTTAAAATGTGCTTTTGGTGTGAGTGCAGAGAATTTTCTTGGTGATAtctccatatataatatttatatttattttaaattaaattagatcatTTGACAGTTGGTTatctatttgatttttgaaattcacAACAGGTGCGAGAACGGTTATGGGCCAATCTAAATTTTCAGCAACAGGTGTACAAATGGTAACTGTCAGCTGATATTAGGTTAGTCTATAAATAAAGTTTTAGGAACACATTGTAAGCAATTCAGTTCTTCTTGGAAAACACTTAGAAACCCAAAACGCTCTCAGCCCCttggcatcacagagtaaaattgagaatcttaagtaattcctctgaactcaaacaCTTATACTTTGCTTTTTCccagtttttattaataaaattcctCTACTTTTACGTCTTCTTCTCTTTTACGTTATGTTTCttacttcatcttctttttaattttctgtttgtttcaatttctgcaatttacttcgcCACCAGCACCTTGCAtttatatgtttattttttacttttattccttttaattttatttgatgtTACAATTGCGACATTAAAATATCACGTTTTCTTTTAAACATAAACAAAATTTGAGTAAAATAAGTAGTATGATTACTTTGTTTATTCAGAATTTAATGTTCATCgactaataatataaaatatttttacacGANNNNNNNNNNNNNNNNNNNNNNNNNNNNNNNNNNNNNNNNNNNNNNNNNNNNNNNNNNNNNNNNNNNNNNNNNNNNNNNNNNNNNNNNNNNNNNNNNNNNNNNNNNNNNNNNNNNNNNNNNNNNNNNNNNNNNNNNNNNNNNNNNNNNNNNNNNNNNNNNNNNNNNNNNNNNNNNNNNNNNNNNNNNNNNNNNNNNNNNNNNNNNNNNNNNNNNNNNNNNNNNNNNNNNNNNNNNNNNNNNNNNNNNNNNNNNNNNNNNNNNNNNNNNNNNNNNNNNNNNNNNNNNNNNNNNNNNNNNNNNNNNNNNNNNNNNNNNNNNNNNNNNNNNNNNNNNNNNNNNNNNNNNNNNATACTCgtaaatttattatataaataatcaattaaaatttttagGTGTATGTTGTGGTGTCACTTAACATGCCACATTAGCAAATTTTGACATCATCATAAAAAAAAGTGACATAAGAACtaatatgactaatttaaaattttaaaagttgtTTGTTTCTGAGAACAACAAAACACTACGAACAAGACACAAATAACAGAAACCTAGAATtattcttgtattctgtttgataataaaatagaataaattatgcaaatctaatttatttaattttttttcattcaagttTTTCAGAgactattttagaaaataaatgatcttttaaagactaatttaactatttattctttaaaaaaacTATTTACATGTTTAAgagataattatataaattttttataatattagtacattaaaattaatatttcttaaatataaaaattttagaaacGGAGAAAGTATATATCTAGGTTTAGTGAACTTCATTTAATTTTACTTGAATGAGAtcaaatatttttacttttttgatGTACAAGACTATTAAGTTATCAAATTTTAGTATATCACTTGAATAATAAGATAGATTAAAAAAAGGCCTTGTAGTCTTCTAGACCTAAATTCCCAAATTCCAAATTACCAATTGGAAAAGAATAGTAGTTAAGATTAAGAGTAATAGCGCTAACTTTTAACTAAAACTATAAACCCTTAATCGCTTCAATTCGGTTGCAACTTGCAACACACAACCTAAGCTCCACGCGTCCATGGCCACCGTCGAACCAATCCAGAACGGCACCTCCAACAATGTCTCCCAGCCACTTGCACCGGCAAATGCCGCCGCCGCCGAACAACCCTCCACCGCCACCACCACTACAACCGCCTTAGCGGCAGCCGCCACCGAATCCACTGCCGTAGGCAGCGCAAACCCTTCAATCGATGCACCCGAATCCGAGGCGGTTCCGGCACCTGAAGCTGCCGCAACCGCCAGTACCACCACCACTCCGCCGGAGAAGAGATGGCCTGGTTGGCCCGGCCACTGCGTGTTCCGGCTCATCGTGCCGGTGCTCAAAGTCGGCAGCATAATTGGGCGGAAGGGCGAGCTCATTAAGAAGACATGTGAAGAGACTCGAGCTCGCATTCGCGTTCTAGATGGTGCTGTCGGCACTTCCGATCGAATCGTGAGTCTCTCTCTCCATAGTCCATACACATCTATATTTCTTGGGTTTTCTTATTCATTCTTTTTCTCAGTTCGTTCAAAGGTTTTCTCTTTATAGATCAGCTCAGAGAAAAAAACACGCATTTAACTTTATATCCTCCTTCCTCTGAAGCTAATCACTGTTTTCCTTGGTTAAATGCAGTTTCATTAATTTTGGATATACGTTACTCTACCTTATCCTTTATTCATTAAGTCGTATGTTATAACTAATGTTGTAATTTGATTTCATGTTTGCTTTCGTCGTTCAACTTCAATTTTATCATAATTCATCAGCTTTTGATGAATTTAGCTATCGAAACAGTATTAATAGGATTAAATTTCAAGGCTATCCGTATGAAGTAGGTTCCTGCAGGATTTCCATTGTTTAAGCAGGTTACTTCGGATTCTATCTTCATCCCTGTACAGTCAGTGATACTACATGATTTTTTGTCTTGTTACAGTCTATAGGTTGCAACTTTCAGTATAGGTTGGGAATTAGCTCTCCAATTTAATTGGTTTATATATCGTACAGAATGCAGATGATTCTCGACTTCACACCGTTGGCATCTCAAAATGTTTATGTGTACATGaggatattttattaatttgtgtCGAATTCTTTTGAATCTGAATGTGGATTAAATGTCTGTAGGTACTTATATCAGGGAAGGAAGATCCAGAGACAGCATTCTCTCCTGCAATGGATGCTGTAATGAGGATTTTTAAGCGTATCTCAGGATTATCTGAAACTGAGGGCGAGAATATGACATTGGGAGCTGCCGGGGGTAATTTTTGTTCTATCCGTTTATTGGTAGCATCAACACAGGCCATCAATTTGATTGGAAAGCAGGGCTCGTTAATCAAATCCATACAGGAAAGCACTGCTGCTTCTGTTAGAGTATTGTCAGGAGGTATGCTTCCTGTCACATTTATGTAATTTTACATAATGAACCTATGATTTTCCCTGTATTTTAACAGCAACTAGTGATTTTGGGTTATTAAGGTGTGCTGAATTCTATGTTCAATCAGATTTGTGTTGGTCGATGCTCTTTTCTTGAGCCTAATTTTTGTGCAGAGTCCAATTTGACTTAAGTTTAGATTCCTGTTCTCATTTTTATGTACCTAACGAAATGAGCATTCTTTTTTAAATGCATTTTTGGTGAAAAGATCGGAATGTTTCTGATGCCGAATCATTTTCATGATAGATGAGGTGCCATTTTATGCTGCGGCCGATGAAAGGATTGTAGAGCTGCAGGGAGAAGTCTTGAAGGTGCTTAAGGCACTGGAAGCAGTAGTTGGGCACCTGAGGAAATTTTTGGTGGATCATAGTGTTCTTCCCCTATTTGAGAAAACTGTAAGTTTGATATCTTCTAAACGTATTATTAGGCTTAAAAGCTGATTCCGGTGTATATTCTGCATGTTGGACTGCCATTTCATTTACATGAAGGCTATCTTATCTGGTATTGCTGTACCTTACTCTAAGATATGTGAATCCTTTGTTTTGTTCAAGTACAATGCAACAATCTCCCAAGACCACCAGGTGGATACCTGGGCTGACAAGCCATCGCTGTATAGTGCTTCCCAACCTTCCATTGTTGCTGATGTTTCTCTTCCAACAAAAAGGGATGCTCTCTTTGTTGAGCGTGAAAGTCAATTGGATTCATTACTCCCTTCCTCCTCAGTGTCACTGTACGGGCAAGATTCTTCACTTTCCGGTCTTCGTTCTTCAGCTCTGGGCCGTGCTGCTGGTGCTCCTATTGTTACTACGGTTAGCATTTTTTAGTGGCGCATATTTTTATTTGGGTACTATTTGCTATTGAAACTCCGTTGACAAAATATATCTATGATAATACTTTACAAAGTGTATATAAGATTtattttacaaaagaaaaaaaaagaatatcaTTAAGACAGCGAGAAGAATAATACAAGAAAATGGAGGATAAGGGATTCTCCATACAAGAGAAAAAGATCATAGGCTTTACTTAAAATAGAGGCTAATCATCAAATCCTATCCTGTATAACTTGCTTATTGATAACCCCTTTCCAATTCTAGCATATATGCTTGCACCTTGGTCTTATTTCCCCATTTATTTTGCCATTGATTATCATGATAACTCTCACCTTACTCCCATATTGTTTGCATTTATCAGGTAATACAAACAATGCAAATACCACTGTCCTATGCAGAGGACATAATTGGTATACAAGGGACTAATATTGATTACATTCGCCGTACTAGTGGAGCCATATTGACGGTTCAGGAGAGCAGAGTGCCTGATGAAATTATTGTGGAAATAAAAGGCACCTCATCTCAGGTTCAGTTGGCACAACAACTGATTCAGGTACTAGAGCTGAGCCtatgaaaagaaagtaaaagttaCATTGATCTGGTTCCATTTTTTGTATTATAATGAAAATGCCTAAGCATACCTATATATTTTGATAGGAATATGTTAGCAAGTATTAATGCAGAAATAGGCTTTATGATCTTAACAAATTTATTGCCCAGCTGCTCAGTTTTGTAGCCATTATTGCTTCACTTATTTGAATGATTTAGACACTTGCTGTTTAGTCTATATCCCCATTCCATGTATGGGTTAAAAGTTATAAACCATTTCACTTGATAGTTTAATTGAGATGTTGAAAGGAAGTAGTAGAAAGGGGATTGAGACGTTTCATCAGTTTAGCATAGTTTGGCATTTTCGTTCTGTATATTTTGGTAGGAGCAGAAGACAGATAAACAAATgcttttttcacattttcataaatacCACTCTAAGCAGAGCATTAGTAAGTAGACATCATCTTAAGTAGTCAAAACAGATGACCATTATTGAGTGTTATACCAGACCTGAATAAACCTATCCTTAGACAATATTTATCTCAGGTTGATGGGGTTGCAGTAACTGTATATTTGTTCAGGAAATGTAGTTATTGCTTGGATGTAAGTTCATACAATAGATAGATATACATGCATGTCACCAGGACAATCATAAAAGTAATCATTGagggaataaaaataaaaggttTTGCACGATTGTGATTGTGATTCATATCCTCtctttatgtatgtatatattgctTAGTTTTTCCACCTTCAGTTTATATTTGCTTTTGCCGAGAGAAACGCTTTACTCTGCATTTTACAGGAAGTGATAACTAATCACAAAGAGCCTGCCGCTAGTGCTTACAGCAGGTTAGATGCCGATCTGAGGTCTACTTACGCCCAATTGGGCAGTACATCATACTCATCATCTTCGTTGTCCACGCAACCTTACAGCGGTTATGGTTCTTCTGGTCTTGGAGGCTACAGTTCTTTCAGACTTTAAAATGGTCTCTCTGTATTCACAAGGAATCGATTTCTAGTTAGTTTGTTCTAATATATGTTGGGTTCCAcatgttttttttctttatttatgatATCATGTAATCTGGTATTGTGGCTAAGAGTGGAGTAGTGCCGTAGAAAATGTAACACAATATTAGTCAATTTCATTATTTTAGTTTGTACTTTGTAGTGTATATTATGAGAATTGTAGGTTTTCACTAGCAACTACTCACCAAATTATGAGCAACTAATCATACCTTTTCTTTTTTGGTCGGTAACTGGTCATACCTTAACGATATAGTTGTTATTTTTGTGCGCAGTGTTATACATGCCGTTTCTTATTGTCACTCAAACATTTATCATAAGCTTGCATTTATAAGTCGAATCCAAGTATTGGATATGCTAAGCTTAGGGCGAACATACTATAATTTGGAGGTATATTCATTGTGACTCCAAAACTATTTTCCATACtagtgaaattttattgattaaGTGGTTTGAATTGGCTTATTTGAGTGCGGAAAGTAGAGTTCATATTTAAATTgacttttgaaatttttgaaaataaaatatttttattatgttttaaatACATCTGGatgccttttttttttaaaacataattttattgaataaaaGTCAACAATTCTTCGTCTTAGTTTTTTAATTctactctttcttttttttgacaTGGGTTAccatatgatttaaaaaaaaaactgttatttttttaaaaaaatcaatttaaatataaaataatttttatttattattttttttaaaaaagatatatttttttttcaaaaaacaatCCAAACCTACTCTAAATGAGATAAACAATGTTAACTAAGTGttagttaaaaaaattgaaaaattgtttaaacatgaaaaataaaaacaaaggaaagataaaaggAAGTAAGTTGGATATACATTACAAACTTTTGATAAACATCAAAAGCAAATTTTTATAAACATAATATCtaaattgttttaaattcaaGTTTTCTATAAATATGGCAAGAATATTTCTCAGTacattaataattattattagagtaaagtatggtttttgtcccaacgtttggggtaagttttaaagttgtccctaacgtttcaatcgtcctatttaagtccctaacgtttcaaaattgactcaatgttgtcctgctgttaggaatctgttaacagaattgacggcgggacaaaattgagacaattttgaaacgttagggatttaaataggacgaaaatgttggggacaaaaacgatacataaaaataaattttagttttatccttcaataatatcaatttttactgtaaatagtattcaattattttttaattacatttaagtaaattacacttaatcatattactttcgttctaaataaatttattttttttaattttacacttaaagttataagttaatataaaaatataaaaaaaaaatatttagaataaaagtagtgtaattaagtgtaatttacttagatgtgattaaaaaataattcaatattatATACAGTAAAAGattaatattattgaaggataaaattaaaatttatttttatgtatcgtttttgtcttcaACGTTTTTgttctatttaagttcctaacgtttcaaaatcgtctcaattttgtcccgccgtcaattctgttaacggatccctaacggcaggataaTATTGAGCCAATTTTAAAACATTAGGGATTTAAATAAAACGGTTAAAACGTTAAGGTCAACTTtaaacttaccccaaacgttaaaaaaaaacataCTTTACTCTTATTATTAACATGTGCCAATATAGTAGTAAATATATATATTCCTTTGTAATATTGGGAAAAACCATATCTTAAAACGACGAAAACGGATACCATAGTTATGAATATAAACACTTTTCCAAAGCACTATAGTAGTAAATAGTAATGGAAGAGTTTTAAGTCTACCGAAAATACCGGTGTtctagttgttttaaccgttgatctgaattataaaaaatatatataatatatattgattgaaatcaacggttaaaacaactggaacacCGATGTTCTTTGGTACACTTGGAATTTTTCCAATAGTAATAGTACTATAGACTTGTTTTGTGAAGAGAGATAGAGCTTATCCTTAACCTAATCTTTGACCCAGCGGCGTTTGGAGGTTGCAGCAGCAATGCCGACGCTGAACTTGTTCACCAACATCCCCGTCGACACCGTCGTTGCTT is from Arachis ipaensis cultivar K30076 chromosome B01, Araip1.1, whole genome shotgun sequence and encodes:
- the LOC107642794 gene encoding RNA-binding KH domain-containing protein PEPPER; the protein is MATVEPIQNGTSNNVSQPLAPANAAAAEQPSTATTTTTALAAAATESTAVGSANPSIDAPESEAVPAPEAAATASTTTTPPEKRWPGWPGHCVFRLIVPVLKVGSIIGRKGELIKKTCEETRARIRVLDGAVGTSDRIVLISGKEDPETAFSPAMDAVMRIFKRISGLSETEGENMTLGAAGGNFCSIRLLVASTQAINLIGKQGSLIKSIQESTAASVRVLSGDEVPFYAAADERIVELQGEVLKVLKALEAVVGHLRKFLVDHSVLPLFEKTYNATISQDHQVDTWADKPSLYSASQPSIVADVSLPTKRDALFVERESQLDSLLPSSSVSLYGQDSSLSGLRSSALGRAAGAPIVTTVIQTMQIPLSYAEDIIGIQGTNIDYIRRTSGAILTVQESRVPDEIIVEIKGTSSQVQLAQQLIQEVITNHKEPAASAYSRLDADLRSTYAQLGSTSYSSSSLSTQPYSGYGSSGLGGYSSFRL